From Haemophilus parainfluenzae:
TTTCTGACCGCACTTGTTTTAAATAAAAAGCTAAATAGGCTTATTTTTTAGACGGTTTAATGGCTAATAAATTGCAGCTTAATTTACTAATCACATGTTCAGCTGTATTACCTAGTAACGCTGCCGATAAACCTGTTCTTCCCACTGTGCCTAGAATCACTAATTCAGCTTCAATTTCTTTCGCCACTTCAGGGATTACTTCTTCAGGGAAACCTTCGCGTACATGGGTATGATCCTCATCAATACCAAATTTTTGACGTAAGGCTTTCATATTGATAAGGTGTTGACCACGAATGCCATTTTCATAACCTGAAGTATTAAATTCAGGTAAATCAATCGCCATATTAATTGGCGCAACAGGGTAGGCTGCGACTAAATGTACGTTACCACGGTTTAAGTTCTCTGCTAAACTCATGCCTGTTGAAACTAACTCTTGGTTAAATTCATCTTGATATTCTTGTTCACCCGACACATTAACCGCAACTAAAATACGGCGTTGGTGTTTCCAATCACCATCACGTACCATCAATACTGGGATTGGACATTTACGTAACAATTGCCAATCTACTGGTGTGAAAATCAATGAGGTAAAACTTTCTTCATCTTTAGTGTATTTCACAACGAGATCATATTGATTTTTTTCAACTTCGTCATTTATTGCATCGGCTTCATTACTGTTCCATACAATATGAGATTCAAATTCAATTTCAGGATCAGCATATTTATCTAAATAAAATTGTACAGCTTGACGTTGTTGCTCAATGGCAGTTTTATGCATTTCACTTCGTTCTTCCGAAGAAAGAAGAGCAGACATCTCATAAGATAAATCATAGACACTTAATAGTGCAGTAATTTTCACTTTTTTTTCACTTTGCTGTTCTTTCGCCAAACGAACAGCTCGAGCAAGTGCGTATTGTTTTTCATTATCAGGATTAAGAACAACAAG
This genomic window contains:
- the uspE gene encoding universal stress protein UspE, producing MKFNNILVVLNPDNEKQYALARAVRLAKEQQSEKKVKITALLSVYDLSYEMSALLSSEERSEMHKTAIEQQRQAVQFYLDKYADPEIEFESHIVWNSNEADAINDEVEKNQYDLVVKYTKDEESFTSLIFTPVDWQLLRKCPIPVLMVRDGDWKHQRRILVAVNVSGEQEYQDEFNQELVSTGMSLAENLNRGNVHLVAAYPVAPINMAIDLPEFNTSGYENGIRGQHLINMKALRQKFGIDEDHTHVREGFPEEVIPEVAKEIEAELVILGTVGRTGLSAALLGNTAEHVISKLSCNLLAIKPSKK